A segment of the Carya illinoinensis cultivar Pawnee chromosome 1, C.illinoinensisPawnee_v1, whole genome shotgun sequence genome:
CTCAGATGAAACCCTACGCTTCTCAATTTGTTACTGCTACTGCTTCTGACGGCGCCATCATCTCTCTTCTTAATCCTGACTTTTCTCTTTAGAGTAATATGGAAACAGAGAATGAATATACGGTTTTCCTCTATAATCTTCAGGAGTTAGAGGCGTGTATTGATAATAGTACTTGTAAAGATTACACAGGACAACAAGGACTCACTCTCAGATAGAGTTCGTGATTCAGTCAACCCGAGGTCAATCAGATTTAGAGCATTATTCTCAATGTTGTGTTATATGGTCCGCCGAATCTCGGTTATTCgaggaaaatgaaatgaagggTTTGGTTGGATTGTTTTATTTAATGGGAAAAGGGAAATGTGTTTAATGATTGACATGTTTGGTTACCGAGAAAATGTTTCAAAAGAAAGGCGAATGGAAATAAGAACTCaaatttcttcttgtttttattgCAAGAAGCGAGGTAAACGGACAGATGACCTCAACTGAGCCTAATAGAACTAGTTGTCGCTCTTCGTTTTGATGAGTCCTTTTGTTGTTTGGGATGCAGAGAtacagagaagaaaaagagtctATTTTTCTGTCTTTACTCTCCTCTCATCTGACAACAGACTATTATGAGGGAAATATTCCAGTCAAATTTCTTGGAGGAGTGAAAGGGTGACTTTTAATACACAAGAAAAGCGTACTCTGCTTGATTAACTCTTTACATggcattatttttttcattaacttTTACACATCATTTCAATTTCTTAGCTGTTTTCCAACTGTTCTCGTATTCtcatttaaaatgttttaactTTTCCACTTTGTTGCGGAGTTTCTGGTTGATTTTTTTAATCGTTCCAAGCCAGGATTTTATCAATTTGAGATCTTTCAGTCACATCTTTCAGAACTTTGGAGTTGCGcggttcttttcttttcttttcttttttcctctttttctcttcttaatGTCATTTTTGAGAGATGCCATGTTTTGAAGTTATTTTCTCTGTTTCGTTTATTTGTTTACTCAATGATTcggagagttttttttttcttttttcgtgctttggttatttatttctcatattCTCTGTTTCACTTACATTTGATCTTTGGCCATTTTTTTATACGTCTTtcgtatttaaaaaataatccgAATCATACTTTCTTCGAAGTTTAACTGTGggaatcttattttattttattttttaattttaaattttagcgGATGGAGAACTTCAAAGCTCCTTTCAGAGGAATTGCAAATGATGTCAGAGGAAGAGCACGGTGTTATAAGCAAGATTGGATTGGAGGACTTCGTGCAGGAATTGggtaaaatttacttttagcGTCTATTTTACACCCACAGTTGGAAATGCACAATTTCATCACCAGGATTTGCATTTTTACTTCAGTTTCCTTCTATTTTGTTATAGGATACTAGCCCCAACTACCTATATCTTCTTTGCTTCTGCTCTTCCGGTGATTGCCTTTGGCGAGCAACTAAGCAGAGATACTGGTTAGTAATCTCTGCTACTTCTTCAGTGTATTGTTCAATCGCTGAGAAGGTAGTGGGAAGGAAAACGAAAACCCGATATTaaggctttatttttttttatttggcgAACTTGAAAGTAATACAAATGTATACTGCATTTAGATGGAAGCTTGAGCACCGTGGAAACTTTAGCTTCTACTGCTATCTGCGGTATAATACACGCAGTTTTTGGAGGACAACCTCTTCTAATATTGGGAGTTGCAGAACCAACTGTTATCATGTACACCTATTTGTACAACTTCGCCAAAGGGAGGGATGAATTGGGACGCGAACTCTTCTTGGCTTGGGCTGGATGGTAAGAGGAGTGAACCTCCCTTTGGTTTTCAAAAATGTCTGCTTCATGATTTTGACGAAACTAATATTGATATAACTTCTGCAGGGTTTGTGTTTGGACAGCTCTCTTGCTGTTTCTTCTTGCAATATTCAATGCCTGCACTGTCATCAGTAGGTTTACGAGGATTGCGGgtgagatttttggcatgttGATTGCTATTCTCTTTATTCAAGAGGCCATCAAGGTAAGACCAGTCAAGATAACGAAAAATATTTGTAGAATATTGTTACAAAGCTGTTTGAGAATGTAACTGGTGACTTCAAACTGCAGGGTATGATTGGTGAGTTTGAAGTTCCCAAAGCTGGGGATCCAAAGTCAGAGAAGTATCAATTTCCATGGATTTACACAAATGGATTACTTGGGATCATATTTACTTTTGGTCTTCTCTACACTGCCCTAAAGAGCAGAAAGGCGAGGTCATGGTGGTATGGCACAGGTTTGTCAAGCGAGATTTGAATTGTGTTGTCGGTAAAATAAGCTACATGCCGATTCTCAAATATTGTACTTTGTTCTATAGGGTGGTTTAGAAGTTTTGTGGCAGACTATGGGGTTCCTTTAATGGTTGTAGTGTGGACGGCACTGTCATTCAGTGTACCAAGCAAAGTTCCATCTGGTGTTCCGAGAAGGCTCTACAGCCCTCTTGCCTGGGAATCTGCATCTTTACACCATTGGTCTGTAGTACAGGTAAACTCagattttcatcttcttctcgaCCATGAGCTTTTGCCCAGAAAATTTCATGTCTTAGTTCAAACAAATGTGTCATACTCTCGAAGAAGTTCTAAGATAGGCACATGCTTCTGTGTGCGTTCAAAACGTACTGATGCATCTCTGCTGTAGGATATGGGCAAGGTTTCTCCAGCATACATCTTTGCAGCTTTCATTCCTGCTGTGATGATTGCGGGGCTTTACTTTTTCGACCACAGTGTTGCTTCACAGATGGCACAACAAAAGGAGTTCAATCTTAAGAACCCTTCTGCTTATCATTACGATATCTTATTGCTAGGATTTATGGTATGTATCCATACAAGTTTGTGTTGCTGGTTATTTCCTTTTTACAGTTATCAAGACTTGCGTTTGTATTTGGAAAACTTTGTCTCAGACTCTGCTTTGTGGATTGATGGGGCTACCTCCTTCAAATGGTGTCCTGCCGCAGTCCCCCATGCACACTAAGAGCCTTGCCGTTCTCAAAAGGCAGGTGAGTTTTTAGAAAACCATAAGAACTTGGTATAGTTGGTAATCAACTGGACTAGAGGGGTAATTGAATTGATCCATGGGTTGCAGTTGATGCGAAGGAAGATGGTGGAAAGTGCCAAGGAAAGCATAAAGCAGAAAGCTAGCAACTCTGAAATCTATGGCAAGATGCAAGCCGTGTTTATAGAAATGGATGGCAGTGCAGCAGTACGTCCTCTAGTTACTaccaaaatctttaaaaaaaaaattccaggcCATATTTCTCTGAAAATTCGAAgttgatataatttattaactTTGAACTGGTCATTTCTGTAGTACCAAGTTGTTCACGTTTTCTCAATACATCCCCACCCATTGCCCCCAGAATACAAAATTCTATATGCAAGTGGTTGCTTAATCCTGAACAACTTGTGTTGCAGTCTACTTTAGAGGTTAAAGAGCTGGAAGACTTGAAGGAAGCAGTAATGAAAGGTGAAAATAACAGTGAAAGCGCAAAGGGATCATTTGAACCTGAGAAGCACATTGATGCATACCTGCCTGTCCGAGTTAATGAGCAGAGAGTGAGCAATCTCTTACAGTCACTCCTTGTGGCAGCATCAGTTGGTGCTATGCCTCTAATAAAGAAGATACCAACTTCAGTGCTTTGGGGATACTTTGCTTACATGGCCATTGACAGTCTTCCTGGGAACCAGTTTTGGGAAAGGATTTCATTTCTCTTCATAACGCCTGGCCGGCGTTACAAGTAAGTTTTATTCCTTTTCAAGTAGACGAGAATCCATTACATTTTTAACATAGATTAGAAAATTTAGCTTTAGTTGCATCCTGCAACCACATGAAATTCGAAccaatataattatgttttcagCATTTGAAAACACACACAATGGCTTTGTTCTCTGGAAGGTATGGAGTTGTTGAATGGCATGAAGATTCAAGGAAATAGACATTACTTATGATAATTTCATCTCAACTGCATCCGAATTGAACACAATAAGCCTGATGATATTCAAATGTAGCAAAGATCACATCATTATTTTGGCAAatatgcacaaaatttattgGCCAATTATATTCCTGCTCTGACTGAAATATTGAATTCCTTTACTGGAGATGCACTTTATCTTTCTCACAAAGTTCTATATACAAATGGTAGCCAATTATATTTACTAATTCCTGTTATGCGGATGGATCTCTGTTGGCACAGGGTCTTGGAAGGGGTTCATGCATCATTTGTGGAGTCGGTACCATTTAAGTACATGGCCATATTTACGATCTTCCAAATTATATATTTCCTGGTCTGTTTTGGTATAACATGGATTCCTATTGCTGGAATCTTGTTCCCCTTGCCCTTCTTCGTTCTTATAAGCATAAGACAGCATATTCTTCCCAAGCTGTTTCAACCACATCATTTGCGGGAACTGGATGCAGCCGAATATGAGGAGGTCACCGGTGCCCCAAGAGTTTCCATCAGCCTATCGTTTAATGTATGTCTCACCTGTTTTCTCACTAttgacgttttttttttttattaaccttacaatttcttaatatattatcTTAGGAAAGGGAAGCACAGCATCTTGGAAATGGAGACAGTGGAGTGGAAATTTGTGATGCTGAGATATTAGATGAACTGACAACAAGTAGGGGGGAATTGAAGGTTAGAAATTTTAGCTTCAGTGAAGAGAAATGTGGCCAGGTAAGATCTCACTGCTTCTCTTTCACTATCTCTATCTAATGTCACACACGATAATGCATTTTCGTGGTGGGGTTTGATTAAACATGTTTTTAAGTACATAATCCTGCATTCAACCGTGTGCTTGGGAGACTAGATATTGATCACACTCTGGTATATTATGTTTTTGCAGGTTCATCCAGGGGATTCCAGATTCCAGTCGAGTGAAAGATGAGTTCGATTGCCATCGAAATGGGAAAGcctgatgatgacgaagatgatACTTCAATCCTTAGATGGGGATTTACAGAATACCATACTCATATGTAGAATATGtagaatgaaaaaattatagtaaAAGGATCAACGTCCCGAGAGAATTATCAGCCTAATCTAGTATCCCAAGctttaattcaaaaaaaaaaataattgtgcaGCTAGTAATTGATAGCAAAGAGAGCAATCATCATTCATCTCCACTTTTCCCATGGTAGCAAGTCCTATATAAAAGTAAGACAACCCAAAGAGGGACAtataaaaagcaaagaaaaagggAGTTAACACCCGCATTTTTGTTCTCCAATGTAAAATAATGTACACAATATATGCATACATGCATCTTTGTGTGTCACTGTCAGTGTCAGTGTGTGTGTGCATTCATAGTTGGGACAAAGGTTGCCGAGACGATCGGCTGTCGCGAAGTAGAGTGAGTTAGAAATGAGCTTTTAGTACATCATTGGGCCTCTATTAGAAACTTACGGGCTTTTAGTGCGCATTGTCTCTCCAACCGTCATGATTCATGAGTGAGGATTAACAACTTCAAATGCTACCAATCTAATCTTTCCTTTGActtcaagaaaaattaattactcCTCCATCCCGTCAACTTGTTGGGTGATAAGTTTACATCtttttattccaaaaaaaaagtttacatCTTTAATTTTAAGAAACCAGGTTATCCATAACCATCCTTTCAGGCCCCCATCCCCTTCACAAATTCTGAGATCAAATTCTTCAAAGAACATCAACTCATGTGGAAGATAGAGACTCAAAAATCAACCATCCCACTCGAATGGATCCCACATCCAGCAGGCCAATACCCTCTGTCCTACGATATAGCAGTCAGAAATCATGGGTTAACTATTGCTGCAATTTGTAGATCAAACTTGAGAGATATTATTTTTGCAGCAATTTAACAAATAGACTTTGTTAACCCTACTTATGGTGAAGCAATGGCAGCAAAACTGGTTATTGAGGAAGCATCTTCTCTACACCTTTTAGATATAATTATTGAAGGAGATAGTCAAGTGGTCACAAATGCAATTAGTAACTCTTCATCATTTCTAGATTGGTCCATCTTTAACATCTTTACAGATGTTAcaaattgattaaaaatattctaaagcTAAATAGTTCAAAAAATTCATCGGCATTAGAATTGACGGGCGCACAATTTGATGCAATGAACCATAACAAACGAGTTAGGCTATTACCTCTTATTAAACTACCACAATGTGTCCTATATCTCCACGGTGGGAAAGATGATATCTTCTTTCTAACTCTGGTATATTATAAAACTTAAATATTTCCTTTCAACATATAGTTTTTCTTATATGTATAGATTAAACTCTCTATTTAATTTATGAGtgatgaattttaaatatttttaatctgcATATTATCCAATCTTTATCAACTAA
Coding sequences within it:
- the LOC122282977 gene encoding boron transporter 4-like isoform X1, whose translation is MENFKAPFRGIANDVRGRARCYKQDWIGGLRAGIGILAPTTYIFFASALPVIAFGEQLSRDTDGSLSTVETLASTAICGIIHAVFGGQPLLILGVAEPTVIMYTYLYNFAKGRDELGRELFLAWAGWVCVWTALLLFLLAIFNACTVISRFTRIAGEIFGMLIAILFIQEAIKGMIGEFEVPKAGDPKSEKYQFPWIYTNGLLGIIFTFGLLYTALKSRKARSWWYGTGWFRSFVADYGVPLMVVVWTALSFSVPSKVPSGVPRRLYSPLAWESASLHHWSVVQDMGKVSPAYIFAAFIPAVMIAGLYFFDHSVASQMAQQKEFNLKNPSAYHYDILLLGFMTLLCGLMGLPPSNGVLPQSPMHTKSLAVLKRQLMRRKMVESAKESIKQKASNSEIYGKMQAVFIEMDGSAASTLEVKELEDLKEAVMKGENNSESAKGSFEPEKHIDAYLPVRVNEQRVSNLLQSLLVAASVGAMPLIKKIPTSVLWGYFAYMAIDSLPGNQFWERISFLFITPGRRYKVLEGVHASFVESVPFKYMAIFTIFQIIYFLVCFGITWIPIAGILFPLPFFVLISIRQHILPKLFQPHHLRELDAAEYEEVTGAPRVSISLSFNEREAQHLGNGDSGVEICDAEILDELTTSRGELKVRNFSFSEEKCGQVHPGDSRFQSSER
- the LOC122282977 gene encoding boron transporter 4-like isoform X2, with the protein product MYTYLYNFAKGRDELGRELFLAWAGWVCVWTALLLFLLAIFNACTVISRFTRIAGEIFGMLIAILFIQEAIKGMIGEFEVPKAGDPKSEKYQFPWIYTNGLLGIIFTFGLLYTALKSRKARSWWYGTGWFRSFVADYGVPLMVVVWTALSFSVPSKVPSGVPRRLYSPLAWESASLHHWSVVQDMGKVSPAYIFAAFIPAVMIAGLYFFDHSVASQMAQQKEFNLKNPSAYHYDILLLGFMTLLCGLMGLPPSNGVLPQSPMHTKSLAVLKRQLMRRKMVESAKESIKQKASNSEIYGKMQAVFIEMDGSAASTLEVKELEDLKEAVMKGENNSESAKGSFEPEKHIDAYLPVRVNEQRVSNLLQSLLVAASVGAMPLIKKIPTSVLWGYFAYMAIDSLPGNQFWERISFLFITPGRRYKVLEGVHASFVESVPFKYMAIFTIFQIIYFLVCFGITWIPIAGILFPLPFFVLISIRQHILPKLFQPHHLRELDAAEYEEVTGAPRVSISLSFNEREAQHLGNGDSGVEICDAEILDELTTSRGELKVRNFSFSEEKCGQVHPGDSRFQSSER